A region of Nostoc sp. 'Peltigera membranacea cyanobiont' N6 DNA encodes the following proteins:
- the folB gene encoding dihydroneopterin aldolase — translation MDCIHLTGIRGYGYTGYLPEEQVLGQWFEVDVRLWLDISIAAKTDAIEDTLDYRSVISLIQHLVKTSKFALVEKLVATIADSILQECDRVTKVQVILSKPAAPIPDFGGKISIELTKSKSNI, via the coding sequence ATGGACTGCATTCATTTAACGGGAATTCGCGGCTATGGCTACACTGGGTATCTACCAGAAGAACAGGTTCTAGGACAATGGTTTGAGGTGGATGTGAGGTTATGGTTGGATATTTCCATAGCGGCCAAGACTGACGCGATCGAAGACACTTTAGATTATCGCAGCGTCATTAGCTTGATACAACATCTGGTCAAAACGTCTAAGTTTGCTTTGGTGGAGAAATTGGTAGCAACGATCGCAGATTCTATTCTCCAAGAATGCGATCGTGTAACAAAAGTCCAAGTAATTCTGAGCAAACCTGCCGCACCTATTCCAGACTTTGGTGGCAAAATTAGCATTGAACTGACTAAAAGTAAGTCCAATATCTAA
- a CDS encoding GGDEF domain-containing response regulator → MFARKILVVEDEKIIASNIRKSLQKLGYSVSEITKSGEEAIKKVAETHPHLVLIDICLAGEIDGIHIADIIQNQFHVPVVYLTDCSEYKTLHNNQLSEPFSYIVKPFIESDLHFVIEMALYKHQSKKILYEEKQRLAAIINSMGSAVIVTYANGCIQMMNPRAELITGWKQNEAFGKDLVEVISLVDKDVGEKIENLAKDAIEAGEFFNLPENCTLITKDGKEIAIGDNIAPIRDRDGNISGTVLVFQDITKRKETEAQLIRNAFYDGLTALPNRVLFLDRLRQTIERSKRRNDYYFAVLFLDLDGFKEINDRFGHGIGDDFLVAIARRLESCLRGGDTVARFGGDEFTVLLEDIKDITDATNVAKRIQESLRSPLNLNGYELSTTASIGITWNFSSYEEPATLLRDADIAMYRAKRKGKATYAIFS, encoded by the coding sequence ATGTTCGCCCGCAAAATCCTAGTTGTTGAGGATGAAAAAATCATAGCCTCAAATATTAGAAAGAGTTTACAAAAATTAGGTTATTCCGTTTCAGAAATAACCAAGTCTGGTGAAGAAGCAATAAAAAAGGTAGCCGAAACTCATCCACATTTAGTATTAATTGATATCTGCCTAGCTGGTGAAATTGACGGTATACACATAGCAGATATTATCCAAAATCAGTTCCATGTGCCTGTAGTATATTTAACAGATTGTTCGGAATATAAAACATTACATAATAATCAGCTAAGTGAGCCTTTTAGTTACATAGTCAAACCATTTATCGAAAGTGATTTACATTTTGTAATTGAAATGGCCCTGTATAAACATCAGAGCAAAAAAATATTATATGAAGAGAAACAGAGGCTGGCAGCAATTATTAACAGTATGGGCAGTGCAGTGATTGTGACTTATGCAAATGGTTGTATTCAAATGATGAATCCCAGAGCAGAACTAATCACTGGCTGGAAGCAAAATGAAGCGTTCGGTAAAGATTTAGTAGAAGTCATTAGCTTAGTTGACAAAGATGTAGGAGAAAAAATTGAAAATTTAGCCAAAGATGCAATCGAAGCAGGTGAATTTTTCAATTTACCAGAAAACTGCACACTGATTACCAAAGATGGCAAAGAGATAGCGATTGGGGATAATATTGCACCCATCCGCGATCGAGATGGTAATATTAGTGGTACGGTTTTAGTTTTTCAAGATATCACCAAACGCAAGGAGACAGAGGCGCAACTGATACGAAATGCGTTTTATGATGGGCTGACAGCATTACCAAATCGTGTTTTATTTTTAGATCGGCTTAGACAAACAATTGAACGTAGCAAACGCAGAAATGATTATTATTTTGCAGTTTTATTTTTGGATTTAGATGGGTTCAAAGAGATTAACGATCGCTTTGGGCATGGAATAGGAGATGATTTTTTAGTAGCGATCGCTAGACGTTTAGAGTCGTGTTTACGCGGTGGCGATACTGTAGCACGATTTGGTGGTGATGAGTTTACTGTTCTTTTAGAGGATATTAAAGACATTACTGACGCTACCAATGTTGCCAAACGGATTCAAGAATCCTTGCGATCGCCACTTAACCTGAATGGATATGAATTATCTACTACAGCTAGCATTGGTATTACTTGGAATTTTAGTAGTTATGAAGAGCCTGCAACTTTGCTACGAGATGCTGATATTGCGATGTACCGAGCTAAACGGAAGGGAAAAGCTACTTATGCCATATTTAGTTAA
- a CDS encoding sugar O-acetyltransferase, which yields MEKTEKQKMLAGELYLAEDPELATENKRASRLLRRYNSTTEEQQEQRQQILQELFGKIGDKVSIVPPFHCDYGSNIFAGDKFYMNYGCVILDCNTVHIGDNVLCAPYVQIYTAYHPTEPEIRLSGRELAAPINIGNNVWIGGSAIICPGVTIGDNTSIGAGSVVVKDIPENVVAAGNPCRVIRYLS from the coding sequence ATGGAAAAAACCGAAAAACAGAAAATGCTCGCAGGCGAACTATACCTGGCGGAAGATCCAGAATTAGCTACGGAAAATAAGCGAGCTAGTCGTTTGTTGCGAAGGTACAATTCTACAACTGAAGAACAGCAAGAGCAACGGCAGCAAATTTTGCAAGAGTTATTTGGAAAGATCGGTGACAAAGTATCGATTGTGCCACCCTTTCACTGTGACTATGGTAGTAATATTTTTGCTGGCGACAAATTTTATATGAACTATGGCTGTGTAATTTTAGACTGCAATACAGTTCATATTGGCGATAATGTCTTGTGCGCTCCTTATGTACAAATTTATACTGCTTACCATCCTACAGAGCCAGAAATTCGCCTTTCTGGGAGAGAATTAGCTGCCCCAATTAACATTGGTAACAATGTTTGGATTGGTGGCAGTGCAATTATTTGTCCAGGTGTAACTATTGGTGATAATACAAGCATTGGTGCTGGTAGTGTAGTTGTCAAAGACATACCTGAGAATGTTGTCGCTGCTGGCAATCCCTGCCGCGTCATTCGGTATTTGTCGTAG
- a CDS encoding calcium-binding protein, with the protein MPNVEADENREHRIKTEIVVDAEDKEDRAMGWYYYLEEVLNFPFMAKWTKKGRKSGSTEEKDVEVLGMAPDDECLKDMLVEVAYINGKDEDVYSAKLSEIAAIDTDSETQEAIADWLYWIARGYKF; encoded by the coding sequence ATGCCTAATGTTGAAGCCGACGAAAACCGAGAGCATCGCATTAAAACAGAGATCGTTGTAGATGCTGAAGACAAAGAAGATCGAGCTATGGGTTGGTATTACTACCTGGAAGAGGTTCTGAATTTTCCCTTTATGGCTAAGTGGACTAAGAAAGGACGCAAATCAGGCTCTACTGAGGAGAAAGATGTGGAAGTGCTGGGAATGGCTCCAGATGATGAGTGCTTAAAAGATATGTTGGTAGAAGTGGCTTACATTAATGGTAAGGATGAAGATGTATATTCTGCAAAGTTATCTGAAATAGCAGCCATTGATACTGATAGCGAAACTCAAGAAGCGATCGCAGACTGGCTCTATTGGATTGCTAGAGGTTATAAATTTTAA